The Streptomyces achromogenes DNA segment GGCGGCGCTGGACGAGGCGGTCGCCTCGCTGCACCGGGTGAACGAGGTGTTCAGCACCTACCGCGAGGACAGCCAGGTCTCCCGGCTGGCACGCGGCGAGCTGACCCTCGAGGAGTGCGACCCCGAGGTGGCCGAGGTGCTGGAGCTGGGAGCCGAGGCGGAGCGGGCGAGCGACGGCTGGTTCAGCATGCGCTACCAGGGCCGGCTCGACCCGACGGGCATCGTGAAGGGCTGGGCCGCCGAGCGCGCGGCCCGGCTGATCGCGGCGGCTGACGTGAGCGGGGTGAGCGTCAACGGCGGCGGGGACGTGCAGCTGCTGGGCGTCCCCGGGCCCGAGCGGCCGTGGCGGGTCGGCGTCTCCGACCCGCTGCGTCCCGGCGGGCTCGCGGCGGTGGTCTCGGCGGCGGGCGCGGACGAGCTCGCGGTGGCGACCTCCGGGACGTCGGAGCGCGGCGCCCACATCGTGGACCCGCGCACGGGCCGCTCCGCGGTGACGGACCTGGTCGCCGTGACGGTGGTGACGCCCCGGCTGACCTGGGCCGACTGCTGGGCCACCGCGGCCTTCGCGATGGGCTCGCGGGAGGCGCTGGGCTGGCTGGAGTCCCTCCCGGACGTCGAGGCCTTACTCATCACGGCAGGCGACGAGGTCCGCTGCACCGGCGGCCTGGCATCCCGCC contains these protein-coding regions:
- a CDS encoding FAD:protein FMN transferase; this translates as MSDTVAESAAAPAVVRHAEEVMGTVFSFDVRGGDAEAVRAALDEAVASLHRVNEVFSTYREDSQVSRLARGELTLEECDPEVAEVLELGAEAERASDGWFSMRYQGRLDPTGIVKGWAAERAARLIAAADVSGVSVNGGGDVQLLGVPGPERPWRVGVSDPLRPGGLAAVVSAAGADELAVATSGTSERGAHIVDPRTGRSAVTDLVAVTVVTPRLTWADCWATAAFAMGSREALGWLESLPDVEALLITAGDEVRCTGGLASRLG